From the Plasmodium vivax chromosome 5, whole genome shotgun sequence genome, one window contains:
- a CDS encoding variable surface protein Vir12, putative (encoded by transcript PVX_088785A): MLKLEKDYPGINELCKTFAKNLSKIKDKGDYNDYCLDLTYWTYDKLSGMFNSTSDYSDIGPVVMELRRVMDHINNTQLRNKPCYFYFDGNSTDRNEEAQLLKYFRNFDSIYAKESFENGEKDKYCNFAESINTLYGKYANRCCTYFKDYTPFNRCIKYFKCDPKYNPYNLQLKLNCPGVFKTESTFEKVEAPVPLPVTEDNSVNSVKEEPPKREYFPKVIESTYMELIEDPFYMASFSVFFLIGIFFVFFVFYKVINISFFTPIGTWINRKGKKIRHIQNDYNDSQRGKLIMYDSRPEHINYQNERIRLSYHHD, encoded by the exons atgttaaaattagAAAAGGATTATCCTGGGATAAATGAATTATGCAagacttttgcaaaaaatttatcaaaaattaaagatAAAGGCGACTATAATGATTACTGTTTGGACTTAACCTACTGGacatatgataaattaagtGGAATGTTTAATTCTACTTCGGATTACAGTGACATAGGACCTGTTGTAATGGAACTTCGTCGAGTAATGGatcatattaataatacaCAATTAAGGAATAAACCTTGttacttttattttgacGGAAATTCGACAGATAGGAATGAAGAAGCCCAATTGCTGAAATATTTTAGGAATTTTGATAGCATATATGCTAAAGAGTCCTTTGAAAATGGAGAGAAAGACAAGTACTGTAACTTTGCAGAAAGTATTAACACGTTATATGGAAAATATGCAAACAGGTGTTGTACTTACTTTAAAGATTATACACCCTTTAATAgatgtataaaatattttaaatgtgatCCAAAGTATAATCCTTATAATCTgcaattaaaattaaattgtcctggtgtttttaaaactgaaagtacttttgaaaaagtggaagctCCAGTCCCACTACCAGTAACTGAGGATAACAGTGTAAACAGTGTTAAGGAGGAACCTCCAAAGAGAGAGTATTTTCCTAAAGTTATAGAAAGTACTTATATGGAATTAATAGAGGATCCTTTCTATATGGCATCCTTcagtgtttttttccttattggaatattttttgtgttctttgttttttacaAGGTAATAAACATTTCCTTT TTTACTCCAATTGGGACGTGGATAAAtaggaaagggaaaaagataAGACATATACAAAATGATTATAATGATTCTCAAAGAGGGAAATTAATAATGTATGATTCAAGACCCGAGCATATAAATTATCAGAACGAGAGAATTCGTCTGTCTTATCATCATGACTAA
- a CDS encoding variable surface protein Vir24-related (encoded by transcript PVX_088780A): protein MKYFLFLKDIINFEDIYKKLPSFKNYEKIDDKIADTTYDNYCTNVKSLENGKDDLTTFCKKFAKNLKKLPTADNIGKNSHDSCLSVKYWFYYKLNKILETHDYSANREQFINSFINVESKIYNELLKNEKTDKCPIEIKNNFEKEKEEKILYDYFNNYNTIFDCNNSSNKENCSKYCKYVNEINEKYREHQNKCCGLNYLNCGDYFNCNGKYNPLVLIHKLNCSNGKEGKTLTEEQIRESQENYGNSDLIRSLRYNIFKCNMVNDNAGEPKIGFCSVFPSSKDSFENVDKLPLSEEEDENSRGVEINNGREQETNRGSELEGKSSTSVKNTKEAQCPEDKPIKLSNGKCVEPNVRTTGAIGVQLLNKGPINRVRIRINDITKSYTPSLENANLLDADSADMNTLGGIYSMLQSSTSKMIILGVLGLGTIMIFFIYFKYCLYIFFVL from the exons ATGAagtactttttatttttaaaagatattattaatttt gaagacatatataaaaaattaccttcttttaaaaattatgaaaaaattgatgacaAAATCGCTGACACCACTTATGATAACTACTGTACAAATGTAAAATCCTtagaaaatgggaaagatGATCTTAcaacattttgcaaaaaatttgcaaaaaatttaaaaaaattacctacTGCTGATAATATAGGAAAAAACTCTCATGATAGCTGTTTAAGCGTTAAATACTggttttattataaattaaacaaaatattaGAGACACACGATTATTCTGCGAATCGTGAACAATTTATCAATTCATTTATTAATGTGGAATctaaaatttataatgaattactaaaaaatgaaaaaacggaTAAATGTCCTatagaaattaaaaataacttcgaaaaggaaaaggaagagaaaattttatatgactattttaataattataataccATTTTTGACTGTAACAACTCGtctaataaagaaaattgttCTAAATACTGTAAGTATGTGAAtgaaattaatgaaaaatacagAGAACACCAAAATAAATGTTGTGGACTTAATTATTTGAATTGTGGTGATTACTTTAATTGTAATGGGAAATATAATCCGTTGGTTCTCATACACAAGCTAAATTGTAGTAATGGTAAAGAAGGGAAAACTCTAACCGAAGAACAAATTAGGGAAAGTCAAGAAAACTATGGCAATTCCGATTTAATACGTAGTCtaagatataatatattcaaatGTAATATGGTAAATGATAATGCTGGTGAACCAAAAATTGGATTTTGTTCGGTATTTCCATCATCTAAAGATTCTTTTGAAAATGTAGATAAGCTCCCTCTcagtgaagaagaagatgaaaacTCTAGAGGTGTAGAAATTAACAATGGTAGAGAACAAGAAACAAACAGGGGTTCGGAATTGGAAGGTAAAAGTTCAACATctgtcaaaaatacaaaggaAGCACAATGCCCAGAAGATAAACCAATAAAATTGTCCAATGGGAAATGTGTAGAACCTAATGTGCGTACAACTGGTGCCATTGGAGTGCAGCTGCTAAACAAGGGTCCAATTAATAGAGTTAGAATTAGGATTAACGATATTACGAAGAGTTATACTCCTTCACTAGAAAATGCTAATTTATTAGATGCTGATAGTGCAGATATGAACACTTTAGGTGGAATATACAGCATGTTACAGAGTAGTACCTCCAAGATGATCATCTTGGGTGTTTTAGGTTTAGGGACAAttatgatatttttcatatattttaaa tattgtttatatattttttttgttctataA